CAGAAGTGCTTGGGGTCCCTGTTATAGAGGCACCACAATTCTATGCCTCAAGTAAGACGTGTAGCCACTGCGGACACAAGAGAAAAGCGTTATCGTTATCAGAAAGAACCTATCACTGTAGCGAATGCAGTTCTTCTATAGACAGAGACATAAACGCTGCGATAAATCTAAAGACCCTCGCCGTCGGGCAGACGGAGAGATAAAACGCTTGTGGAGTTTATGTAAGACCTTCACTTGCGGAAGGCAGTAAATTATGAAACAAGAACGGAGGAATCCCACTGCTTTAGCTGTGGGTGGTGTCAAAGATTGGTGTTATGCGTTTGCTGTCAAATCAATCGGATTCTGCGTATCTCGACTGCCGCGCTCGGTGACATTGGCTATAGGTGGATGGTTGGGGGTCCTTGTTTTCTGGTTGGCACCACAGCAGCGGGAACTGGCATGTGACCACTTACGAGGCAGTCTGACACTCTCAGATGAACGCCAAGTCAAAGTAGTGGCGAAACAGTGCTTTGAAAACTTAGGCAAGACTGTGGTAGAGTTCATGCAGTTCCCGCGTTTGAACCGGAAGCAGATTCAACGACATGTCACTTTTGCAGGAACTGAGCATGTGCAGCAAGCCCTGGCACTTGGGAAAGGGGCAATCATTCTAACTGGGCATTTTGGGAATTGGGAACTTCTGGCTGCCAGCATTTCCGCTACAATCGCGCCGCTTACACCCATTGTTCGTGAATTGCGTTCCCCCCGTCTAAACACATTGGTCTCCAGTTACCGGGAGAAAGCGGGGTATAGGACTATTGATAGAGATACCGGGGTGCGCCATGCACTTCGATGTCTCAAACGTAATGAACTGCTCGGTATTGTCGCCGATGTAGATACAGCCGTGAGTGGTGTTTTTGTCGATTTTTTCGGTAGGCATGCCTATACACCATACAGTCCAGTTGCTATTGCCCTGAAAACAGGGGCGGCGATACTGCCAACGTTCATTGTCCGGCAACCTGATGATTCACACCACGCAATTATCGAACCACCGTTAGTGTTGAAACGGACAGCTATGAGAGAGAAAGACCTTGTTGTTAACACGCAGAAATTCACAAAAATTATTGAATCCTACATCCGACGATATCCAGCGCAGTGGATTTGGATGCATCGTCGGTGGAAAACACAACCGTAGTAGAATCATTACACCCTTGTATCTCTGTCTGTTATTCTGCGTAATTTGTTGTAAAAATACGGAAGCACCTGTCGGAGTAACGGATCAGCCAATAGAAACCGTCCCGACACAGAAGGTGGATGGGTTTTTCACACAACATACCGAAGCAGGTGTTATCAAATGGACACTTGTTGGAGATACCTCAACGTTTCACGGAAGTTACATTGAAGTCCAAAATCCGACCGTTCAGATTTTTGAAGATGGCGTTGTTTCTATGACCTTGAATAGTCGAAAAGGCAAGCAGTTTCTCACGGGGAGCGAAAAAGATAATCTTCATCTCTCAGGGGATGTCGTCGGGGTCAGCGTAAATGGCACTTTATATAGTGAGATTCTCCATTGGCAAAACCTTGCCGGTAGGGTGTATGCCCCCGAAGAGGTCACACTCGTCCGTGGAGATTCCACATGGATCGGAACAGAGATGTTCTCGAATCCGACACTCAAAACCGTGACAATGGAAAACAATCAATTTGAACTTCACTCAAAAGATGAGAAATCACATGAATACGATCAAACTCCAATTGAACCCCGAGCTGAACAAAGATAGACATAAACACAGGTTTCAGTTTCGCAAATTTTGCAATTTTTGTGTGTATGCCAGTTTTCTAACGCTTTTTGTCTCTCTTATCTCCCTGACTCTCGGGGCGGAGGAGGCAGAAACAGAAGAACGTCTGTCACCCGCCGACACTGCGGAAATTCAAACGATAGAAGACACTGTAGAACAGAATGGAACTGCTGAAGATACGGAGGCTACACCAGCAACGACAAAAGAAATAATCACCGGCACCTCGAAAAGAATGGAGAGTTATGAGCAGGAAGGCATAACAATTCTTATTGACGAAGCCAAAACAGTCCGGCGTAATGAGGAAGGAATTGAAATCGGGTTTCTCAACGCTGATAAAATCACCCTCAAGCGCGATTTAGAGACTGGCGCAACAAAAGAAATCGTCGCTGAGGGCAATGTCGAAATCCGAGATCAGGATATCTTTGCTACCTGTGATCATGCTATTATGAATAACCTGACCAGTACCATTATTCTTCAGGAGAACGTTGTCGTCTTGCAAAACAAGGATCGGCTCGAAACTAAATTCTTTACTTTTAATCGGGTGACCGGAAAACAGACTGCCGAGGGAGATGTTAAATTTAAAGTTACCGTTGCACAGGCGGCACCAGTAGATTCAGAGACAGGTGAAAATACGGAAAACGGTGTAGACACTGCGGCAGAACAAACTTCTCCAACGACTCCTGAAGAGACAGGAGATCAGCCCCAAAGTGACGTAGATGCTGAAACTGATAATACTGAACCGGACACTGCGGAAGAACCTGCTGCAGATACTGAAGAAGTTGGAGATGTAGAGCCGGAAGAAGAAAGTGATACAGACGCTGAAGATGCTGAAGATACAGATTCTGAAGAAGAGACTGATACGGATTAGCGATTAGCGGTTGGCAGCCAGCGGTCAGTTAAGAGGTATCATCTAAAAAAGGGTTCTCTTACGACCCCTCAAAACCTGTAGTCCGTAACGAAGTGGAGGTGTTTTTGCTTGGGTGTTTCTTCAGATAGGTGAAATACACATAACAGTTCAAATCGCCTCGATTACTCCGCAAGGTAAAATTAAAAAATGGCAGTAGAACTACAAGCACACGGACTCGTAAAACGTTATACACGGCGGGGTCCCATAGTCGTCAATGACGTGAGCCTATCCGTCCAGCAGGGCGAGATCGTCGGTTTGCTCGGTCCCAACGGTGCCGGTAAATCAACGACCTTTTACATGGTGGTCGGACTGATTCGCCCGAATGCAGGAAGAATTACCTATGACGATAAGGACATTACCTTCTACCCGATGTATAAGCGTGCGAGACTTGGCATCGGTTACCTCGCACAAGAAACATCTATCTTTCGTAAACTGACGGTTCAACAGAACATTGAGGCAATCCTTGAGGTACAAGGCGTGCCAAAGTCAGAACGGGTACCTCGCATCCGCGAATTGACGGATGAACTCGGCATTTCAAATCTACTACCACGCAAGGCATATACACTCTCAGGGGGTGAGTGTCGCCGCGCAGAAATAGCACGCGCCCTTGCGGCACAACCTAATTTCATTCTGCTCGATGAACCGCTCTCTGGAATAGATCCGATTGCTGTGGCGGATATCAAGCAGCTCATCGGCCACTTGCGGAACCGCAATTTAGGTGTGCTCATTACGGATCATAATGCCGCTGAAACACTTGATATTGTTGACAGGGCGTACATCATTGTTGATGGAAGAATTACACTCGCCGGGACGCCCACAGAACTCATCAACAGTGAGACTGCAAGAGACCTCTATTTTGGACACAATTTCTCCTATCGGGTGGAATAGCAATCAGCAATTAGCAATCAGCAATCAGAAAGAGTGTGTAATTTCACCAGAAATCTCTTTACTGACGGCAGACGGCAGACAGCCGATAGCTAATAAAACGAGACTTGATGAAATGTACAAAGCGCAACTTACCCAATCACCCCAATTAACACAGAAAACGTCCATTACACCGAGGTTACAACAGGCACTTAAAGTGCTAAATATGCCGCTGCAGGAACTGACACAATTCATCAGTCAAGAACTCGAGCAGAACCCCTTCTTGGAACTCGAAGCAGAGGACGAGACAACACTCCCCGCCGAAGCATCGGATTCAGTCCCCGAATGGAATGAACCAGAAGAAAATCTTGATCGGGAAGATAGTACCATTGATATTGATTGGGAGACAGCTTTTGAGGACCGTGTGTCCGTTAGCGAGCGGATAAATTCCAAATACTCGGACGCTGACGAACTACAATCAGACCTGGCGCATGAATGTTCGCTCCACGAACATCTTGCTGAACAATTGGACCTTGCACCACGGGAGGTTATAGCTTCAGAAACAGAACGTGCCATCGCAGAGCAAATTCTCGGAAACCTCAACGATGACGGACAATTGGAGCTCAAACTGTTTCAAGTTCCGTGTGAATTCCTGCCCGACCTCGATGAAGAAGAGCTGTCAACAGAACTGCACATTTTTATTCAAAAAAAATTATCAGCAGCAACGGGCGATCTTAATATTCAATTGTCAAAAACTGCTACAATTGCTGTGAAAGATACACTGCCTCCTTCCGCAGAAAATCGAGGTATGCCTGCACATCGTGCATGGAAAATTAACGACAAAGATAACAAAAAGACATATACTATTCTATACGAATGTCCGCCAGACAGCCATAAGCCAGCACTTATCTTTTACCAACTTACATTGGATGATATTGCTGAAACTGTTGGCTGTGATACATCACTCGTTGAAACTGTTCTTCGTAAGATACAAGATAATTTTGAACCGCTTGGCATAGCGTATCGAGATATAAGGGAGGCATTACTGATACAGATTCGCAATTATGAATCGGCAGTTAGCCGTCAGCCATCAGCCGTTGGTAAAAAGACGGGAACGGAAGACGGAAAGGAAGGAGGGAGCACCGCTGACGCTTCCACGCTTCCACCCTTCCATTTAAATGCTGACAGCCAACACGCCATTCTGCCCCTTGTCCAAGAAATCGTTGAAAATCACTTCAACACTTTTTTGTATCAGCAATGGGATGGCATCGCGGATGACCTGAAAGTTGACATCACAGCGGTTAATGCAGCTGCGAAGTGGATAGGAAGATTATCACCTCATCCCGGTCGCTACTTCACGGATCCGGCGACTCGATCGCTCAAAAGATCCTCCGCAACGGAGATCATCACACCAGACGTGGAGATACAATACCTTAATGGAAAATATCAAGCTATCTCTGTGGACAATTACATACCACGCTTACAGATGAATCCTTACTATGTAAATCTGATGCGCAATCGTCCAGATACCTTGGATTCTGAAGCGAAAGAGTGGATAGAGAAACGGTATCGTGATGCGACAAATTTGCTCAGCAGCCTGGCACAACGAGGTAGCACGATCGCTCGGGTCACCGAAGCAATTTTTGAGGTGCAAACGGAATTTCTAACACAAGGCGTTAAAAGTATTAAACCCCTGACCTTGAGAACAATAGCTGAAAAAATAGGAATTCACGAATCAACCGTCAGCCGAGTAACGAGCAATAAATACGTCCAAACCCCACACGGCATGTATCCCCTTCGGTTCTTCTTCAGTAATGAATTAGCGACCACGCAAGGAGACGGAGTCTCCGCTAAACAGGTGAAAAATCTCATTCAAGAGATGGTTAATGCCGAGGTCCCCTCGAAACCGCTCAGCGATCAAGCGATCAGTAATGCCTTGAAGGTGAAAGGTAT
This is a stretch of genomic DNA from Candidatus Poribacteria bacterium. It encodes these proteins:
- a CDS encoding lysophospholipid acyltransferase family protein, with product MKQERRNPTALAVGGVKDWCYAFAVKSIGFCVSRLPRSVTLAIGGWLGVLVFWLAPQQRELACDHLRGSLTLSDERQVKVVAKQCFENLGKTVVEFMQFPRLNRKQIQRHVTFAGTEHVQQALALGKGAIILTGHFGNWELLAASISATIAPLTPIVRELRSPRLNTLVSSYREKAGYRTIDRDTGVRHALRCLKRNELLGIVADVDTAVSGVFVDFFGRHAYTPYSPVAIALKTGAAILPTFIVRQPDDSHHAIIEPPLVLKRTAMREKDLVVNTQKFTKIIESYIRRYPAQWIWMHRRWKTQP
- the lptC gene encoding LPS export ABC transporter periplasmic protein LptC, giving the protein MNPTSDDIQRSGFGCIVGGKHNRSRIITPLYLCLLFCVICCKNTEAPVGVTDQPIETVPTQKVDGFFTQHTEAGVIKWTLVGDTSTFHGSYIEVQNPTVQIFEDGVVSMTLNSRKGKQFLTGSEKDNLHLSGDVVGVSVNGTLYSEILHWQNLAGRVYAPEEVTLVRGDSTWIGTEMFSNPTLKTVTMENNQFELHSKDEKSHEYDQTPIEPRAEQR
- the lptB gene encoding LPS export ABC transporter ATP-binding protein, with the translated sequence MAVELQAHGLVKRYTRRGPIVVNDVSLSVQQGEIVGLLGPNGAGKSTTFYMVVGLIRPNAGRITYDDKDITFYPMYKRARLGIGYLAQETSIFRKLTVQQNIEAILEVQGVPKSERVPRIRELTDELGISNLLPRKAYTLSGGECRRAEIARALAAQPNFILLDEPLSGIDPIAVADIKQLIGHLRNRNLGVLITDHNAAETLDIVDRAYIIVDGRITLAGTPTELINSETARDLYFGHNFSYRVE